A stretch of the Heterodontus francisci isolate sHetFra1 chromosome 10, sHetFra1.hap1, whole genome shotgun sequence genome encodes the following:
- the klhl15 gene encoding kelch-like protein 15: MLESLASVEPPLGRITGRSGLRTSSRISSMLLHAHPTEGGLVAGVLMAGNVDVYNSSVHDSCVSSGFKTLYEEGLLFDVTLVIEDHQFQAHKALLATQSDYFRIMFTADMRERDQNKIHLKGLTPTGFSHVLQFMYYGSIELNMSTVHEILQAAMYVQLTEVVKFCCSFLLSKICLDNCAEIMRLLDDFSVNIDGIQEQLDKFLLENFVPLMSRADFLSYLSVEKLLSCLENDQLSRFPEIELFEAAQAWLRHDRSRWRHTDAIVQNVRFCLMNTTNVLEKVKPSEFYRYSRQLRFEVEQALSYFQNVNQQPLLEMKSNRIRSAKAQTAVFRGMIGHSMVNSKILLLHRPRVWWELEGPQVPLRPDCLAVVNNFVFLLGGEELGPDGEFHASSKVFRYDPRQNSWLRMSDMSVPRSEFAVGIIGKYIYAVAGRTRDETFYSTERYDITQNKWEFIDPYPVNKYGHEGTVLNNKLYITGGIMSSSTSKQVCVFDPSKEGTVEQRTRRTQVVTTCWENKAKMNYARCFHKMIAHNGKLYVFGGVCVILRASFESQGCPSTEVYNPDTDQWTILASMPIGRSGHGVAVVEKQIIVLGGLCYNGQYSDSILTFDPEENKWKEDEYPRMPCKLDGLQVCSLYFPDFILEHVRRCT; encoded by the exons GGTATTAATGGCAGGAAACGTGGATGTGTACAACTCTTCTGTTCATGACTCCTGTGTTTCTTCAGGGTTTAAAACCCTGTACGAGGAGGGATTATTATTTGATGTCACCCTAGTAATTGAGGATCACCAGTTCCAAGCTCACAAGGCACTATTGGCTACGCAGAGTGACTACTTTCGAATAATGTTCACTGCTGACATGAGGGAGCGGGACCAGAACAAGATTCATCTTAAGGGACTCACTCCAACAGGCTTTAGTCATGTGCTTCAGTTTATGTATTATGGCTCCATTGAACTGAACATGAGCACTGTCCATGAGATCCTGCAGGCAGCCATGTATGTCCAGTTGACCGAAGTGGTGAAATTCTGCTGTTCTTTCCTGTTGTCAAAAATCTGCTTAGACAACTGCGCAGAAATCATGCGACTTTTGGATGATTTCAGTGTTAATATAGATGGTATTCAAGAGCAACTGGACAAGTTCCTGCTAGAGAATTTCGTGCCACTCATGTCCCGAGCTGACTTTCTGTCGTACTTGAGTGTTGAAAAACTTTTGTCATGTTTGGAGAATGATCAACTGAGCCGATTCCCAGAGATTGAGCTCTTTGAGGCTGCGCAGGCCTGGCTGCGACATGACAGAAGCCGTTGGAGGCACACAGATGCCATTGTTCAGAATGTCAGGTTTTGTCTGATGAATACGACAAACGTTTTGGAAAAG GTGAAACCATCTGAATTTTATCGCTACTCGCGGCAGCTGCGTTTTGAGGTTGAGCAGGCTTTAAGTTACTTTCAGAACGTTAATCAACAACCTCTTCTGGAGATGAAATCTAATCGCATTCGCTCTGCCAAGGCACAGACTGCAGTTTTCCGAGGAATGATTGGACACAGCATGGTGAATAGCAAGATTCTTCTGCTGCACAGGCCCAGGGTCTGGTGGGAACTGGAGGGTCCACAAGTACCACTGCGACCTGACTGCCTTGCAGTAGTGAACAACTTTGTGTTTCTATTAGGAGGGGAAGAATTGGGCCCCGATGGTGAATTTCATGCCTCCTCGAAAGTTTTCAGGTATGATCCCCGACAAAATTCATGGTTGAGAATGTCCGACATGTCTGTCCCCCGATCTGAGTTTGCTGTTGGCATCATTGGAAAATACATCTATGCCGTGGCAGGGAGAACGAGAGACGAAACGTTTTACTCAACAGAACGATATGACATCACACAAAACAAATGGGAATTCATTGATCCATATCCAGTTAATAAATACGGCCATGAAGGAACAGTTCTCAACAATAAGCTATACATAACTGGTGGTATAATGTCCTCTTCAACCTCCAAACAAGTATGTGTATTTGATCCCAGTAAAGAAGGGACTGTAGAACAGCGGACAAGGAGAACGCAAGTAGTTACAACATGTTGGGAGAACAAGGCCAAAATGAATTATGCACGCTGCTTTCATAAAATGATTGCCCACAAtgggaaactctatgtatttggtggGGTGTGTGTAATTTTACGGGCATCTTTTGAGTCTCAAGGCTGTCCGTCTACAGAAGTTTATAATCCTGATACTGATCAGTGGACGATCCTAGCATCAATGCCCATAGGAAGAAGTGGACACGGGGTTGCAGTTGTTGAAAAGCAGATAATAGTTCTTGGTGGCctttgttacaatggtcagtatagTGACTCCATACTCACCTTCGATCCAGAAGAAAATAAGTGGAAAGAAGATGAATACCCAAGGATGCCTTGTAAGCTGGATGGCCTGCAAGTCTGCAGCCTTTACTTTCCTGACTTCATATTGGAACATGTTCGGCGATGTACCTAA